A genomic window from Triticum urartu cultivar G1812 chromosome 7, Tu2.1, whole genome shotgun sequence includes:
- the LOC125519229 gene encoding uncharacterized protein LOC125519229, with product MNAGPVEPTHTEKKKLSPFLTNRPRQSCHCNPSEISPPPPPSCAMLRLRECVVSYIISLSSTSAVSPLLRLLSAAAAPVSPNPSSFAVEDYLIHTCGLTRPQALKASTKISHLKSPAKPNAVLAFLAGLGLSGADVAAVLPAPLRLLPQLPPGVRALILSSLAGSGLGGNAQCRVPAGVRAICL from the coding sequence ATGAACGCCGGTCCAGTAGAGCCCACGCACACAGAGAAAAAGAAGTTAAGCCCATTTCTGACCAACCGCCCGAGGCAGAGCTGCCATTGCAATCCATCGGAGatctctccgccgccgccgccgtcctgcGCCATGCTCCGCCTCCGAGAGTGCGTCGTTTCCTATAtcatctctctttcctccaccTCCGCCGTCTCCCCTCTGCTTCgcctcctctccgccgccgcggcccccGTTTCCCCGAACCCCAGTAGCTTCGCCGTCGAGGACTACCTCATCCACACCTGCGGCCTCACCCGGCCCCAAGCCCTCAAGGCCTCCACCAAGATCTCCCACCTCAAGTCCCCCGCCAAACCCAACGCCGTCCTCGCCTTCCTCGCCGGCCTCGGCCTCTCCGGCGCCGACGTCGCCGCAGTACTACCTGCCCCTCTTCGGCTCCTGCCACAACTTCCTCCGGGCGTTCGAGCGCTCATTCTATCTTCTCTCGCCGGATCTGGATTAGGTGGTAACGCCCAATGTCGCGTACCTGCAGGAGTGCGGGCTATCTGCTTGTGA
- the LOC125521081 gene encoding 60 kDa jasmonate-induced protein-like — protein sequence MAQQSELGNLVLTGPGRAISADGPVGFRIYLHDYSQDISVEETWKKSMLLYRENPTLDRSLLDTANTPYGPVEVIYAVLSQGVECEVAVRLTHRDVKDPISLFGRIVARNELFDIGCVLFYNEDVKGICA from the exons ATGGCACAACAAAGTGAGCTG GGCAACCTTGTGCTAACTGGTCCAGGAAGAGCCATCTCAGCAGATGGACCTGTCGGGTTCCGCATTTATCTCCATGACTACAGCCAAGATATCTCTGTTGAGGAAACCTGGAAGAAGAGTATGCTTTTATACCGGGAGAACCCCACATTGGACAGGTCGCTATTAGATACTGCCAATACTCCTTATGGTCCTGTGGAGGTGATCTATGCCGTCCTGAGCCAGGGAGTTGAATGCGAAGTTGCTGTGAGGCTTACTCATCGCGATGTAAAAGATCCTATCAGCCTTTTTGGGAGAATTGTTGCTCGCAACGAGCTGTTTGATATCGGCTGCGTGCTTTTCTACAACGAAGATGTGAAGGGCATATGTGCATGA